In Archangium violaceum, the following are encoded in one genomic region:
- a CDS encoding TIM44-like domain-containing protein yields the protein MRTASNRSLARLAPWLLPGLVLLVPLLALARGGGGEHYSSPSSDDDGGGGGIPFWLLLEFFELLVRLTIRYPQVMLPLIGICVAGWFFYRRNVHPTGATKRAFQQREAEQRTTVSSRDVQGWVNALRLKDPQFELQALLDKTRKLFLELQDAWFKRDMSPVRPFLSDATYQRFDVQLQLMAAQGVRDAITDIQVLDVQLIGLDQSQWFDTVHLRVRARMRDADVAASASEAEAITAAKRAPLEAFTEVWSFVRKPGVQTRVGEDLFQGKCPNCGAPYKGGAANRCEYCGAIVNSGNYDWTLSEITQGIEHVRHHAQVDHLLEAREADPALNLEILEDRTSLLFWKWIDAQSRGTTQALHKVASADAIGRLDEELGSLSRQGRRKVFLECAVGGVITRSFEVDPQGFDKAHVEVRWSARMGMGPLDERPPSLPTVPQRWVFTLLRKHGARTNTDNGMSTNRCPQCNAPLTDSAAITCDYCGTSLGSGERDWVLASADPFESWDAREQRRFAGATARRTAKRRQPIEVPGLVQGPVDDVIADPQERQRLLYMMAALASADGTVDSAERKLLELCARRWSVPWSNVEMALNTGPQLFTRLVQRGTPEAEVFLRNLVEMALVDGRIDRKERRMLEFAAGHLGLVDKLPGMLGG from the coding sequence ATGCGCACCGCGTCGAACCGCTCCCTCGCCCGTCTGGCCCCCTGGCTCCTTCCGGGCCTCGTCCTGCTCGTCCCCCTCCTGGCCCTCGCGCGCGGTGGAGGTGGCGAGCACTACAGCTCCCCCTCCTCCGATGACGACGGGGGTGGGGGCGGCATTCCGTTCTGGCTCCTCCTCGAGTTCTTCGAGCTGCTGGTACGGCTCACCATCCGGTACCCCCAGGTGATGCTGCCGCTGATCGGCATCTGCGTGGCCGGCTGGTTCTTCTACCGGCGCAACGTCCACCCCACGGGCGCCACGAAGAGGGCCTTCCAGCAGCGCGAGGCCGAGCAGCGCACCACGGTCTCCTCCAGGGACGTCCAGGGCTGGGTCAACGCGCTCCGTCTCAAGGATCCTCAATTCGAGCTCCAGGCCCTGCTCGACAAGACGCGCAAGCTCTTCCTGGAGCTGCAGGACGCCTGGTTCAAGCGGGACATGTCTCCCGTGCGGCCGTTCCTGTCGGACGCCACCTACCAGCGCTTCGACGTCCAGCTCCAGCTCATGGCCGCCCAGGGCGTGCGTGACGCCATCACCGACATCCAGGTGCTGGACGTGCAGCTCATCGGGCTGGATCAGAGCCAGTGGTTCGACACGGTGCACCTGCGCGTGCGCGCCCGGATGCGAGATGCCGACGTGGCCGCCTCCGCCTCCGAGGCCGAGGCAATCACCGCCGCGAAGCGCGCCCCGCTGGAGGCCTTCACCGAGGTCTGGTCCTTCGTGCGCAAGCCCGGGGTCCAGACGCGCGTCGGCGAGGATCTCTTCCAGGGCAAGTGCCCCAACTGCGGCGCTCCGTACAAGGGCGGCGCCGCCAACCGCTGCGAGTACTGCGGCGCCATCGTCAACTCGGGCAACTACGACTGGACGCTCTCGGAGATCACCCAGGGCATCGAGCACGTGCGCCACCACGCCCAGGTGGACCACCTGCTCGAGGCCCGTGAGGCCGACCCGGCCCTCAACCTGGAGATCCTCGAGGACCGCACCTCCCTGCTGTTCTGGAAGTGGATCGACGCGCAGAGCCGGGGCACCACGCAGGCGCTGCACAAGGTGGCCAGCGCCGACGCCATCGGCCGGCTGGACGAGGAGCTGGGCTCGCTCTCCCGGCAGGGCCGGCGCAAGGTGTTCCTCGAGTGCGCCGTGGGCGGCGTCATCACCCGGAGCTTCGAGGTGGACCCCCAGGGCTTCGACAAGGCGCACGTGGAGGTGCGCTGGAGCGCCCGCATGGGCATGGGTCCCCTCGACGAGCGCCCCCCTTCCCTGCCGACGGTTCCCCAGCGCTGGGTCTTCACGCTGCTGCGCAAGCACGGCGCTCGCACCAACACGGACAACGGCATGTCCACCAACCGGTGCCCCCAGTGCAACGCGCCCCTCACGGACTCGGCCGCCATCACCTGCGACTACTGCGGCACCTCCCTCGGCAGCGGTGAGCGGGACTGGGTGCTCGCCTCCGCGGATCCGTTCGAGTCCTGGGATGCCCGCGAGCAGCGGCGCTTCGCCGGGGCCACCGCCCGGAGGACCGCGAAGCGCAGGCAGCCCATCGAGGTGCCGGGGCTCGTACAGGGGCCGGTGGATGACGTCATCGCCGATCCCCAGGAGCGCCAGCGCCTGCTCTACATGATGGCCGCGCTCGCGTCGGCCGACGGCACCGTGGACTCCGCCGAGCGCAAGCTGCTCGAGCTGTGCGCGCGCCGCTGGAGCGTCCCCTGGAGCAACGTGGAGATGGCCCTCAACACGGGTCCCCAGCTCTTCACCCGGCTCGTCCAGCGCGGCACGCCCGAGGCCGAGGTCTTCCTGCGCAACCTCGTCGAGATGGCGCTCGTGGATGGGCGGATCGACCGCAAGGAGCGGCGCATGCTGGAGTTCGCCGCCGGCCACCTCGGTCTCGTGGACAAGCTGCCGGGGATGCTGGGCGGATGA
- a CDS encoding MBL fold metallo-hydrolase: MKLRTFPWRAAVAAVLTAASGAALVPTTAQAAAPQVKTQAPGYYRMMLGDFEITALSDGTLELPLDKMLTNIKPAQVEKAFARAFLKTPVESSFNAFLINTGSQLVLVDTGAGNLYGPTLGKLLANLKAAGYQPEQIDAVFITHLHPDHMGGLMTGDKRTFPNATVHLAKAEADYWMSADNMKKAPAEAQSGFQNATAMLTPYATADKLEPFEGDTELVPGIKAITTFGHTPGHSNYAVESKGQKLMLWGDLLHVAAVQFPEPSVTVQFDVDSKAAAAQRKKALADAAKQGYWVGLAHVSFPGLGHVRSEGKGYVYVPANYTTKQ; this comes from the coding sequence ATGAAGCTGCGTACCTTCCCCTGGCGTGCCGCGGTCGCCGCGGTCCTCACCGCCGCGAGCGGCGCCGCGCTCGTGCCCACCACCGCGCAGGCCGCCGCGCCCCAGGTCAAGACCCAGGCGCCGGGCTACTACCGCATGATGCTGGGCGACTTCGAGATCACCGCCCTGTCCGATGGCACCCTCGAATTGCCTCTGGACAAGATGCTGACCAACATCAAGCCCGCCCAGGTGGAGAAGGCGTTCGCGCGCGCGTTCCTCAAGACGCCCGTGGAGAGCTCGTTCAATGCCTTCCTCATCAACACCGGCTCCCAGCTGGTGCTGGTGGATACGGGCGCTGGCAACCTCTATGGCCCGACGCTCGGCAAGCTGCTGGCGAACCTGAAGGCGGCCGGCTATCAGCCGGAGCAGATCGACGCCGTGTTCATCACCCACCTGCACCCGGATCACATGGGCGGGCTGATGACCGGGGACAAGCGGACCTTCCCGAACGCCACCGTGCATCTGGCCAAGGCCGAGGCGGACTACTGGATGAGCGCCGACAACATGAAGAAGGCGCCCGCTGAGGCGCAGTCGGGGTTCCAGAACGCCACGGCGATGCTGACCCCGTACGCCACGGCGGACAAGCTCGAGCCCTTCGAGGGTGACACCGAGCTGGTGCCTGGCATCAAGGCCATCACGACCTTCGGCCACACCCCCGGCCACAGCAACTACGCCGTGGAGAGCAAGGGCCAGAAGCTGATGCTGTGGGGAGACCTGTTGCACGTGGCGGCGGTGCAGTTCCCCGAGCCGTCGGTGACCGTCCAGTTCGACGTTGACTCGAAGGCGGCGGCGGCCCAGCGCAAGAAGGCCCTCGCCGACGCGGCGAAGCAGGGCTACTGGGTGGGCCTGGCCCACGTCTCGTTCCCGGGCCTCGGCCACGTGAGGTCCGAGGGCAAGGGCTACGTCTACGTCCCGGCCAACTACACCACGAAGCAGTAA
- a CDS encoding DNA alkylation repair protein — translation MPRPMTLSQVMKQLESQGDEKLRQRYVRDGAGDNVFGVLLGKIRALAAALGTNHALGLELWATGNHEARILACMLLEPAALTEKEARGLLEPLSNPTLVDELVGRVFVAAPIAERLQERWRDGSAELPRRAGWKILAGRIARGLAKDLDVGAALARIERELPDAPYRVKEGINFCLVWIGLHLPAYTSEAIAIGERLGRWDPRPVPKGCTSSYAPEWIAAALALRKGEKTEARKAMEAAKSKPAPARKRSAGKKTATRTRAHGRGDRI, via the coding sequence ATGCCGAGACCGATGACGCTTTCCCAGGTGATGAAGCAGCTCGAGAGCCAGGGCGACGAGAAGCTGCGCCAGCGATACGTGCGCGACGGTGCGGGCGACAACGTCTTCGGCGTACTCCTCGGGAAGATCCGTGCTCTCGCAGCGGCGCTCGGGACAAACCACGCGCTCGGCCTGGAGCTGTGGGCGACCGGAAATCACGAGGCGCGGATCCTCGCGTGTATGCTGCTCGAACCCGCGGCGCTCACCGAGAAAGAGGCGCGCGGGCTCCTCGAGCCGCTCTCCAATCCGACCCTGGTCGACGAGCTCGTCGGACGCGTGTTCGTGGCAGCGCCCATCGCCGAGCGCCTCCAGGAAAGATGGAGGGATGGCAGCGCGGAGCTTCCTCGCCGCGCCGGATGGAAGATCCTCGCCGGGCGCATCGCGCGCGGACTCGCGAAGGATCTCGACGTTGGCGCGGCGCTCGCGCGCATCGAGCGTGAGCTGCCGGACGCGCCGTACCGGGTGAAGGAGGGCATCAACTTCTGCCTGGTCTGGATCGGCCTCCACCTGCCCGCGTACACCTCGGAGGCCATCGCCATCGGCGAACGCCTCGGCCGGTGGGACCCGCGACCGGTCCCGAAGGGCTGCACCTCGAGCTACGCGCCGGAGTGGATCGCCGCGGCGCTCGCGCTCCGCAAAGGCGAGAAGACCGAGGCCCGGAAGGCGATGGAGGCCGCGAAGTCGAAGCCCGCACCGGCCAGAAAGCGGAGCGCTGGGAAGAAGACAGCCACTCGGACGCGGGCGCATGGTCGGGGAGACAGGATTTGA
- a CDS encoding serine hydrolase domain-containing protein: protein MRLGALPLLLLTSCTAATTTAAPPSSAPAPQATAPAPSPTTVQALKLDAATPMKTASSTPFTVSAGWYVTEDQGRLLLEDPERQLRLTLLEVPGPSAERALAEAWKQTQPGFALPVMHSAHPPAQDGWDEVFQNTYEPPAQESRVIVGLARRKGDTNYVILLDGAAAAMERRGAQANQVLLGFKSARLSEESFAGKAPLPLTPERLRSFESFLEQARATMKIPGVAVAVVQGNQVLYEKGFGVRELGKPEPVTPRTLFLIGSTSKSLTTLMMARLVDEGLFTWKTPATQLLPDFSLADAEVTKKLTVQNTVCACTGMPRQDMEMLFEYAGVTGEQRISEMRRMKPTTRIGETYQYSNPMVTAGGYMAAHAAEPGLPLGQAYDRVMQTRVFDALGMKSTTFDFARAAKLEHASPHGMTATFEYVPLPLSVEEAVVPVRPAGGAWSNLRDMERYVMLELSKGRTPEGQQLVSEANLLARREPQVKMSDTMSYGLGLMVGEDHGARLIHHGGNTLGFSSNMFFLPDANVGVVLLTNVQGDGPFRSAVRRKFLELLFDGRDEARTQLDFALKNRREQLEKGMADIRVKPDLEWLKTLAGTWHNEGLGRVTLRVEGAGAVFDAGEWRSSVGEKQENDGSRTLILMDPPLAGFDFQSKQEAGGTTLVLELPQQRYVFEKQAAQASGKP from the coding sequence ATGCGCCTGGGCGCCCTTCCCCTTCTGCTGCTCACCTCGTGTACCGCGGCGACGACCACCGCCGCTCCACCCTCCTCCGCCCCGGCGCCCCAGGCCACCGCTCCCGCGCCCTCGCCCACCACCGTCCAGGCCCTGAAGCTCGACGCGGCCACGCCCATGAAGACGGCCTCGAGCACGCCCTTCACCGTGTCCGCCGGGTGGTACGTCACCGAGGACCAGGGCCGTCTGCTGCTCGAGGACCCCGAGCGGCAGCTCCGTCTCACCCTGCTGGAGGTGCCCGGCCCGTCCGCCGAGCGCGCTCTCGCCGAGGCCTGGAAGCAGACCCAGCCCGGCTTCGCCCTTCCCGTGATGCACTCGGCCCACCCGCCCGCGCAGGACGGCTGGGACGAGGTCTTCCAGAACACCTACGAGCCTCCCGCGCAGGAGTCGCGCGTCATCGTCGGCCTCGCGCGGCGCAAGGGTGACACCAACTACGTCATCCTCCTGGATGGTGCCGCCGCCGCCATGGAGCGCCGCGGTGCCCAGGCCAATCAGGTCCTCCTCGGCTTCAAGTCCGCCCGGCTCTCCGAGGAGTCCTTCGCCGGAAAGGCCCCGCTTCCCCTCACCCCCGAGCGGCTCCGGTCCTTCGAGTCCTTCCTCGAGCAGGCTCGCGCGACGATGAAGATTCCGGGTGTGGCCGTCGCCGTCGTCCAGGGCAATCAGGTCCTCTACGAGAAGGGCTTCGGGGTGCGGGAGCTCGGCAAGCCGGAGCCCGTGACGCCGCGGACGCTCTTCCTCATCGGCTCCACGAGCAAGTCGCTCACCACGCTGATGATGGCGCGCCTGGTGGACGAGGGCCTCTTCACCTGGAAGACCCCGGCAACCCAGCTCCTGCCCGACTTCTCGCTCGCCGATGCCGAGGTGACGAAGAAGCTCACCGTGCAGAACACCGTGTGCGCGTGCACCGGCATGCCCCGCCAGGACATGGAGATGCTCTTCGAGTACGCGGGCGTCACCGGCGAGCAGCGCATCTCCGAGATGCGCCGGATGAAGCCCACCACCCGCATCGGCGAGACGTACCAGTACAGCAACCCCATGGTGACGGCCGGTGGCTACATGGCCGCGCACGCCGCCGAGCCCGGGCTCCCGCTCGGCCAGGCGTATGACCGCGTGATGCAGACGCGCGTCTTCGATGCGCTCGGCATGAAGTCCACCACCTTCGACTTCGCCCGCGCCGCGAAGCTCGAGCACGCCTCGCCGCACGGGATGACGGCGACGTTCGAATACGTGCCCCTGCCCCTGTCCGTCGAAGAGGCCGTCGTCCCCGTCCGCCCCGCAGGCGGCGCCTGGTCCAACCTCCGGGACATGGAGCGCTACGTGATGCTCGAGCTCTCCAAGGGCCGCACACCCGAGGGCCAGCAGCTCGTCTCCGAGGCCAACCTGCTCGCGCGCCGCGAGCCCCAGGTGAAGATGTCCGACACGATGAGCTACGGGCTCGGGCTCATGGTGGGCGAGGACCACGGCGCCCGCCTCATCCACCACGGCGGCAACACGCTGGGCTTCAGCTCGAACATGTTCTTCCTGCCCGATGCCAACGTGGGCGTCGTCCTCCTCACCAACGTCCAGGGCGATGGCCCCTTCCGCAGCGCCGTCCGCCGCAAGTTCCTGGAGCTCCTCTTCGACGGCCGCGACGAGGCGCGCACCCAGCTCGACTTCGCCCTGAAGAACCGGCGCGAGCAGCTCGAGAAGGGGATGGCCGACATCCGCGTGAAGCCGGACCTGGAGTGGCTGAAGACGCTGGCCGGCACCTGGCACAACGAGGGCCTCGGGCGCGTCACCCTGCGCGTCGAGGGCGCGGGCGCGGTGTTCGACGCGGGCGAGTGGCGCAGCAGCGTGGGCGAGAAGCAGGAGAACGACGGCTCGCGCACGCTCATCCTGATGGACCCGCCCCTGGCCGGCTTCGATTTCCAGTCCAAGCAGGAGGCGGGGGGCACCACGCTCGTGCTCGAGCTGCCCCAGCAGCGCTACGTCTTCGAGAAGCAGGCGGCACAGGCTTCCGGCAAGCCTTGA
- a CDS encoding ABC transporter ATP-binding protein, whose amino-acid sequence MHAIEVVGLKKTYGKGWRRAGQVALAGVDLHVPVGSAFGLIGPNGAGKTTFIKSVLGIVRPTGGQVRVLGGDPEDPAVRARIGYLPERLHLPGAWTATAFLGTVARLKNLRRDVAAHARLLERVGLADAAGRRIGGYSKGMRQRLGLAAALLGEPELLILDEPTDGIDPMGRMEVRRILQDEVRRGATLFLNSHLLAETERVCDRIAILGEGRVLREGRLEDLQHTGHRWSVRFAPGASAQVLQAAGFTPAGDEGDGRWALGTPDAAALNAALGQALAGGALLVELRRDAQDLEAVLTDAVGAGVAA is encoded by the coding sequence ATGCATGCCATCGAGGTCGTGGGGCTCAAGAAGACGTACGGCAAGGGCTGGCGCCGCGCCGGTCAGGTCGCGCTCGCGGGCGTGGACCTGCACGTGCCGGTGGGCAGCGCGTTCGGGCTCATCGGGCCCAACGGCGCGGGCAAGACGACGTTCATCAAGTCGGTGCTCGGCATCGTGCGGCCCACGGGGGGCCAGGTGCGGGTGCTCGGCGGCGACCCCGAGGACCCCGCGGTGCGCGCGCGCATCGGCTACCTGCCCGAGCGCCTGCACCTGCCGGGGGCGTGGACGGCCACGGCGTTCCTGGGCACGGTGGCGCGGCTGAAGAACCTGCGGCGCGATGTGGCCGCCCATGCGCGCCTGCTCGAGCGCGTGGGCCTGGCCGACGCGGCGGGCCGGCGCATCGGGGGCTACTCCAAGGGCATGCGGCAGCGGCTCGGGCTCGCCGCGGCGCTGCTGGGCGAGCCGGAGCTGCTCATCCTCGACGAGCCGACGGACGGCATCGACCCCATGGGCCGCATGGAGGTGCGCCGCATCCTGCAGGACGAGGTGCGCCGCGGCGCCACCCTCTTCCTCAACTCCCACCTGCTGGCGGAGACGGAGCGCGTGTGCGACCGCATCGCCATCCTCGGCGAGGGCCGGGTGCTGCGCGAGGGGCGGCTGGAGGACCTGCAGCACACCGGGCACCGCTGGTCGGTGCGCTTCGCACCGGGCGCGAGCGCACAGGTGCTACAGGCCGCGGGATTCACGCCGGCTGGCGACGAGGGCGACGGGCGCTGGGCGCTGGGGACGCCGGACGCCGCGGCGCTCAACGCGGCCCTGGGCCAGGCGCTCGCGGGCGGCGCGCTGCTGGTGGAGTTGCGGCGCGATGCGCAGGACCTCGAGGCGGTGCTGACGGACGCGGTGGGCGCGGGGGTGGCGGCATGA
- a CDS encoding enoyl-CoA hydratase-related protein, whose protein sequence is MAEFKVDARGPIEIWTIDGEGRRNAISRAMLKELEEMVARVSRGHDTRAVVITGAGDKAFCAGADLKERSTMGEPEVRAFLDGLRRTFRAIEKSDCVFIAAVNGAAFGGGTELALSCDLRVAAPAAELGLTEVKLGIIPGGGGTQRLTRLVGPGRAKDLILTGRRVNAAEAFSIGLVNRLAPEGHLLDTAYSMAESIVENAPIAVATAKHAIDEGMSLELDEALALELRQYEKVLATEDRLEGLKAFAEKRKPVYKGR, encoded by the coding sequence ATGGCGGAATTCAAGGTCGACGCACGAGGACCCATCGAGATCTGGACCATCGACGGAGAGGGGCGGCGCAACGCCATCAGCCGGGCCATGCTGAAGGAGCTGGAGGAGATGGTGGCGCGCGTCTCGCGGGGTCACGACACGCGAGCGGTGGTGATCACCGGGGCGGGGGACAAGGCGTTCTGCGCGGGGGCGGATCTGAAGGAGCGCTCGACGATGGGCGAGCCCGAGGTGCGCGCCTTCCTGGACGGGCTGCGGCGCACGTTCCGGGCCATCGAGAAGAGCGACTGCGTGTTCATCGCGGCGGTCAACGGGGCGGCGTTCGGCGGAGGGACGGAGCTGGCGCTCTCGTGCGACCTGCGGGTGGCGGCACCAGCGGCCGAGCTGGGGCTGACGGAGGTGAAGCTGGGCATCATCCCCGGGGGCGGTGGAACGCAGCGGTTGACGCGGCTGGTGGGGCCGGGGCGGGCGAAGGATCTCATCCTCACCGGAAGGCGCGTGAACGCGGCGGAGGCCTTCAGCATCGGGCTGGTGAACCGGCTGGCGCCGGAGGGGCACCTGCTGGACACGGCGTACTCCATGGCGGAGAGCATCGTGGAGAACGCGCCGATCGCGGTGGCCACGGCCAAGCACGCCATCGACGAGGGCATGTCACTGGAGCTGGACGAGGCGCTCGCACTGGAGCTGCGGCAGTACGAGAAGGTGCTCGCCACGGAGGACCGGCTGGAGGGCCTCAAGGCCTTCGCCGAGAAGCGCAAGCCCGTCTACAAGGGGCGCTGA
- a CDS encoding ABC transporter permease subunit gives MNGVLGIAGYVLREALSRKFILAFLVGISLLLLTLTLSLRIEVLDGALAATRLFGQSLDHSIQAVDMALRPLYMAIAYLVFYGGILFGLVACSDFAPSLLSPGRIEHLLALPVRRWQVLVGTFVGVMTLAVGGAAYGAGGLWLILGVKTGYWTVGPLIAALLAGVAYAAVYAVMLTCATLVRSAALCAAAGGVFLVLGVIAGFRRSIAPVFEEGMSRTGFELLTLFLPRLSSLANASASMAASIPLEQRSLGAVLAGVGLFGMGVLALGLWHFERKDY, from the coding sequence ATGAACGGAGTCCTGGGCATCGCAGGCTACGTCTTGCGCGAGGCGCTGAGCCGCAAGTTCATCCTCGCCTTCCTGGTGGGCATCTCGCTGCTGCTCCTCACGCTCACGTTGTCGCTGCGCATCGAGGTCCTGGACGGCGCGCTCGCCGCCACGCGGCTGTTCGGCCAGTCCCTGGACCACAGCATCCAGGCCGTCGACATGGCGCTGCGGCCGCTCTACATGGCCATCGCCTACCTGGTGTTCTACGGCGGCATCCTCTTCGGCCTGGTGGCGTGCTCGGACTTCGCGCCCAGCCTGCTGTCGCCCGGCCGCATCGAGCACCTGCTCGCCCTGCCGGTGCGCCGCTGGCAGGTGCTGGTCGGCACGTTCGTGGGCGTGATGACGCTGGCGGTGGGCGGTGCGGCGTACGGGGCGGGCGGCCTGTGGCTCATCCTCGGCGTCAAGACGGGGTACTGGACGGTGGGGCCGCTCATCGCGGCGCTGCTCGCGGGCGTGGCGTACGCGGCGGTGTACGCGGTGATGCTCACCTGCGCGACGCTGGTGCGCAGCGCGGCGCTGTGTGCGGCCGCGGGCGGCGTGTTCCTGGTGCTGGGCGTCATCGCCGGCTTCCGGCGCAGCATCGCGCCAGTGTTCGAGGAGGGGATGAGCCGCACTGGCTTCGAGCTGCTCACGCTCTTCCTGCCCCGCCTCAGCTCGCTCGCCAACGCATCGGCTTCCATGGCCGCATCCATCCCCCTCGAGCAGCGCTCGCTGGGGGCGGTGCTCGCGGGCGTGGGCCTCTTCGGCATGGGCGTACTCGCGCTCGGCCTCTGGCATTTCGAACGGAAGGACTACTAG